The sequence below is a genomic window from Vibrio spartinae.
TTTCATCATTGCAACCGTATATTTGTGTCCGTCAAGCATACATAACTGAGCGGTTTCTCGGGTCATCGTAGATAAGTGTTCTAAATATGTTTCTGCTTCACTTGCTAAGCTGAAATGTTTTAAATAACTCGTCCCTAAAAAATGCAGTTGTCTGCCCAAAAAAACACGGCCATCTTTATGAAAATTTTCTAATACGCCCATATCAAGCATGATTTTTATTAATTCATAAATAGAAGAAGTTGGTGCTTGCAACGCTTTTGCTATTTCAATTGGCCTGACCGCTTTTTCATTATTTCGAAGAAATTCCAAAATTTGAAATGCTCGCTCTATCCCTCTGGCTCTCACAAGACCTCCCATCATGATTTATATGAATGAGGTATTGATTACCCCATTCATGATCTAAGCTATTTTTGTTGATATGCAACACAGTCGATTTCCACTTTTGCGTCAACCATTAAGCTTGATTGTACACAGGCTCTGGCTGCCGGGAATTCGCCAAAATATTCAGTAAACACACCATTAAATGACCAAAAATCTCTGGCATCGTCAAGCCATACGCCAATTCGGACGATATCTTGGACATCGTAATCTGCCTCTCTCAGAATTTTCAGCATATTCTGAATTGCTTTATGTGATTGGTCGATAATACCACCATTGATAACTTCACCATTTTCCATGGCGACTTGTCCTGAAACATATAACCAGCCATCGGCTTCGGTAGCGCTTGCGAAAGGAAGTTGTTTGCCTGCTGCACCACGAGCATCGCAGCCGTATCGTTTAATTGTCATCGTTAAATTTCCTTCATAAGATTAAAAGTGGGAACTTTTCAAGAATTCAGCCAATCGGTTTGATTTAGGGTGATGATAAAGTTCTTGAGGATGTCCCTGTTCCTCTATTTGTCCGTTATTCATAAAAATAACGTTGTCTGACACTTCATAAGCAAACTTCATTTCGTGTGTTACAAGTACCATTGTCATGCCATCCTTCGCTAAGTCTTTCATGACATTTAAAA
It includes:
- a CDS encoding RidA family protein, which codes for MTIKRYGCDARGAAGKQLPFASATEADGWLYVSGQVAMENGEVINGGIIDQSHKAIQNMLKILREADYDVQDIVRIGVWLDDARDFWSFNGVFTEYFGEFPAARACVQSSLMVDAKVEIDCVAYQQK